A part of Streptomyces sp. NBC_01235 genomic DNA contains:
- a CDS encoding amino acid permease, whose product MSSTLFRTKKVEQSILDTEEPEHALKKSLSALDLTVFGVGVIIGTGIFVLTGTVAKNNAGPAVALAFVAAGVACALAALCYAEFASTVPVAGSAYTFSYASLGELPAWIIGWDLVLEFALGTAVVAVGWSGYIASLLDNAGWHLPAALSGREGADGFGFDILAAALVLVLTAILVVGTKLSARVTTVVVAIKVTVVLTVIIAGAFFIHGENYDPFIPKAQAVEAGNSLQSPLIQLMFGWAPSNFGVMGIFTAASVVFFAFIGFDVVATAAEETRNPQRDMPRGILGSLVICTVLYVAVSIVVTGMEHYTKLSVSAPLADAFKATGHPWFAGFISFGAAVGLTTVCMILLLGQTRVFFAMSRDGLLPRFFSHVHPRFKTPHRPTILLGVLIAILAGFTSLSELAELVNIGTLFAFIVVAIGVLLLRRSRPDLHRAFRTPWVPVVPILSVCASLWLMLNLPAETWLRFGIWMVIGFFVYFLYGRSHSRLGQERQATPGQAPPAPGRGDTP is encoded by the coding sequence GTGAGCAGCACCCTCTTCCGGACGAAGAAGGTCGAGCAGTCCATCCTCGATACCGAGGAACCCGAGCACGCGCTCAAGAAATCCTTGTCCGCGCTCGATCTGACCGTCTTCGGCGTCGGCGTCATCATCGGCACCGGCATCTTCGTCCTGACCGGCACGGTGGCCAAGAACAACGCCGGTCCCGCCGTCGCCCTGGCCTTCGTCGCGGCCGGGGTGGCCTGCGCGCTCGCCGCGCTCTGCTACGCCGAGTTCGCCTCCACCGTCCCGGTGGCGGGCTCCGCGTACACCTTCTCGTACGCCTCCCTCGGTGAACTGCCCGCCTGGATCATCGGCTGGGACCTGGTCCTGGAGTTCGCGCTCGGCACGGCCGTGGTGGCGGTCGGCTGGTCCGGCTACATCGCCTCGCTGCTCGACAACGCGGGCTGGCACCTGCCCGCGGCCCTCAGCGGAAGAGAGGGAGCCGACGGCTTCGGCTTCGACATCCTCGCCGCCGCCCTCGTCCTGGTGCTGACCGCCATCCTCGTCGTCGGCACGAAGCTCTCCGCGCGGGTCACCACCGTCGTGGTCGCCATCAAGGTGACCGTCGTCCTGACCGTGATCATCGCGGGCGCCTTCTTCATCCACGGCGAGAACTACGACCCGTTCATCCCGAAGGCGCAGGCCGTCGAGGCGGGCAACAGCCTCCAGTCCCCGCTCATCCAGCTGATGTTCGGCTGGGCCCCCTCCAACTTCGGCGTGATGGGCATCTTCACCGCCGCCTCCGTCGTCTTCTTCGCCTTCATCGGCTTCGACGTCGTCGCCACGGCCGCCGAGGAGACCAGGAACCCGCAGCGCGACATGCCCCGCGGCATCCTCGGCTCCCTCGTCATCTGCACGGTCCTGTACGTCGCCGTGTCGATCGTCGTCACCGGGATGGAGCACTACACCAAGCTGTCCGTCAGCGCCCCGCTCGCCGACGCCTTCAAGGCCACCGGGCACCCCTGGTTCGCGGGCTTCATCAGCTTCGGCGCCGCCGTCGGCCTGACGACGGTCTGCATGATCCTGCTCCTCGGCCAGACCCGGGTCTTCTTCGCCATGAGCCGGGACGGACTGCTGCCGCGCTTCTTCTCCCACGTCCACCCGCGGTTCAAGACCCCGCACCGGCCGACCATCCTGCTCGGCGTGCTGATCGCGATCCTGGCCGGCTTCACCAGCCTCAGCGAGCTGGCCGAGCTGGTGAACATCGGCACCCTGTTCGCCTTCATCGTCGTCGCGATCGGCGTGCTCCTCCTGCGCAGGTCGCGCCCCGACCTGCACCGTGCCTTCCGCACCCCGTGGGTGCCGGTCGTCCCGATCCTGTCGGTGTGTGCCTCGCTGTGGCTGATGCTGAACCTGCCCGCCGAGACCTGGCTGCGGTTCGGCATCTGGATGGTCATCGGGTTCTTCGTGTACTTCCTCTACGGCCGCTCCCACAGCCGTCTCGGACAGGAGCGGCAGGCAACGCCGGGGCAGGCGCCTCCGGCGCCGGGACGCGGGGACACCCCGTAG
- a CDS encoding NTP pyrophosphohydrolase, which translates to MDGSPDGSHDDATALLVIVDGANVVGSVPDGWWRDRRGAAERLRDRLAADGLPGHSGPAEIVLVVEGSARGVEPVPGVRVEAAPGSGDDRIVELVAEAGERPRLVVTADRELRRRVTELGADVTGPRSVRG; encoded by the coding sequence ATGGACGGTTCCCCGGACGGCTCCCATGACGACGCCACCGCGCTGCTCGTGATCGTCGACGGCGCGAACGTCGTCGGGTCGGTGCCCGACGGGTGGTGGCGGGACCGGCGGGGCGCCGCGGAGCGGCTGCGCGACCGGCTGGCCGCCGACGGGCTGCCGGGGCACTCCGGGCCCGCGGAGATCGTCCTCGTCGTCGAGGGATCGGCCCGCGGGGTGGAGCCGGTGCCCGGCGTACGCGTGGAGGCGGCGCCCGGCAGTGGCGACGACCGTATCGTCGAGCTGGTCGCCGAGGCCGGCGAGCGCCCGCGCCTGGTCGTCACGGCCGACCGCGAGCTGCGCCGCCGGGTGACGGAACTGGGCGCGGACGTCACGGGCCCGCGCTCGGTCCGGGGCTGA
- a CDS encoding 3-hydroxyacyl-CoA dehydrogenase NAD-binding domain-containing protein — protein MSTTELLKRAAELFPDEVVTQAHVRHLDLPFGAGRFALITLDNGFDHTKPTTFGPQSLANLDIAIAQVEKEAEAGEIVGVGVTGKPFIFAVGADLKGVELLKEHQDALAIGKGGHEVFKRLAGLAVPTFAYYNGAAMGGGVEVGLHCKYRTVSKALPAFSLPEVFLGLVPGWGGCTLLPNLIGADKAVSVIIENSLNQNKQLGGQQVFDLGIADALFEGADFLEQSLIWTANVLKGDVEVERPVIDRGEAWDQAVARGRFVADGKVHGAAPAAYRALDIIAAAKNGDLQQGYDAEDLALADLIMGGELRSGIYAFNLVQKRGKRPAGAPDKNLARPVTKVGVVGAGLMASQLALLFLRRLEVPVVLTDIDQERVDKGVGYVHAEIEKLLGKGRINQDKANRLKALVTGVLDKAEGFSDADFVIEAVFEEIGVKQQVFAEVEAVAPAHAILATNTSSLSVTEMASKLKNPERVVGFHFFNPVAILPLLEIVRGEQTDDASLATAFAVAKKLKKTAVLVKDAPAFVVNRILTRFMGEVQNVIDEGTSVEVAEKAVEPLGLPMSPLVLLELVGPAIGLHVSETLNRAFPDRFTVSPNLAAVVKAGKRGFYVYDSGKPELDPEVAALLKQGDTALTEEQVRARVLDAVAQEIGLMLDEGVVAEAQDIDLCLITGAGWPFHLGGITPYLDREGVSERVNGKKFLAPGVASVPA, from the coding sequence GTGAGCACCACCGAACTCCTGAAGCGGGCGGCCGAGTTGTTCCCGGACGAGGTCGTCACCCAGGCGCACGTACGCCACCTGGACCTGCCGTTCGGCGCGGGGCGCTTCGCCCTGATCACGCTGGACAACGGTTTCGACCACACCAAGCCGACCACCTTCGGGCCGCAGTCCCTCGCGAACCTAGACATCGCGATCGCCCAGGTCGAGAAGGAGGCCGAGGCCGGCGAGATCGTCGGTGTCGGCGTCACCGGAAAGCCGTTCATCTTCGCGGTCGGCGCGGACCTCAAGGGCGTCGAGCTCCTCAAGGAGCACCAGGACGCGCTCGCCATCGGCAAGGGCGGCCACGAGGTCTTCAAGCGCCTCGCGGGCCTCGCGGTCCCGACCTTCGCGTACTACAACGGCGCGGCGATGGGCGGCGGCGTCGAGGTCGGTCTGCACTGCAAGTACCGCACCGTTTCGAAGGCGCTTCCCGCGTTCTCCCTCCCCGAGGTCTTCCTCGGCCTGGTTCCCGGCTGGGGCGGCTGCACGCTGCTGCCGAACCTGATCGGCGCCGACAAGGCCGTCTCGGTGATCATCGAGAACTCGCTCAACCAGAACAAGCAGCTGGGGGGGCAGCAGGTCTTCGACCTCGGCATCGCCGACGCTCTCTTCGAGGGCGCGGACTTCCTGGAGCAGTCGCTGATCTGGACGGCGAACGTCCTCAAGGGCGACGTCGAGGTCGAGCGTCCGGTGATCGACCGCGGTGAGGCCTGGGACCAGGCCGTCGCGCGCGGCCGGTTCGTCGCGGACGGCAAGGTGCACGGGGCGGCCCCGGCCGCGTACCGCGCGCTGGACATCATCGCCGCCGCGAAGAACGGCGACCTGCAGCAGGGCTACGACGCCGAGGACCTCGCCCTCGCCGACCTGATCATGGGTGGCGAACTGCGCTCCGGCATCTACGCGTTCAACCTGGTGCAGAAGCGCGGCAAGCGCCCGGCGGGTGCCCCGGACAAGAACCTGGCCCGCCCGGTCACCAAGGTCGGCGTCGTGGGCGCGGGCCTGATGGCCTCGCAGCTCGCGCTGCTCTTCCTGCGTCGTCTGGAGGTCCCGGTCGTCCTCACGGACATCGACCAGGAGCGCGTCGACAAGGGTGTGGGCTACGTCCACGCCGAGATCGAGAAGCTGCTCGGCAAGGGCCGGATCAACCAGGACAAGGCCAACCGTCTGAAGGCCCTGGTCACCGGTGTGCTGGACAAGGCCGAGGGCTTCTCCGACGCCGACTTCGTCATCGAGGCCGTCTTCGAGGAGATCGGCGTCAAGCAGCAGGTGTTCGCGGAGGTCGAGGCGGTCGCCCCGGCGCACGCGATCCTCGCCACCAACACCTCGTCGCTCTCGGTCACCGAGATGGCGTCGAAGCTGAAGAACCCCGAGCGGGTCGTGGGCTTCCACTTCTTCAACCCGGTCGCGATCCTGCCGCTGCTGGAGATCGTGCGGGGCGAGCAGACCGACGACGCGTCGCTCGCGACCGCGTTCGCCGTCGCCAAGAAGCTGAAGAAGACCGCGGTCCTGGTGAAGGACGCCCCGGCGTTCGTCGTGAACCGCATTCTGACCCGTTTCATGGGCGAGGTGCAGAACGTCATCGACGAGGGCACCTCGGTCGAGGTGGCGGAAAAGGCGGTGGAACCGCTCGGCCTGCCGATGTCCCCGCTGGTCCTGCTGGAGCTGGTCGGTCCGGCGATCGGCCTGCATGTCTCGGAAACGCTCAACCGGGCGTTCCCGGACCGTTTCACGGTCTCCCCGAACCTCGCGGCCGTCGTCAAGGCGGGCAAGCGCGGCTTCTACGTCTACGACAGCGGCAAGCCCGAGCTGGACCCCGAGGTCGCCGCGCTCCTGAAGCAGGGCGACACCGCCCTGACCGAGGAGCAGGTGCGGGCACGCGTCCTGGACGCGGTGGCGCAGGAGATCGGGCTCATGCTCGACGAGGGTGTCGTCGCCGAGGCGCAGGACATCGACCTCTGCCTGATCACGGGCGCCGGCTGGCCCTTCCACCTGGGCGGTATCACGCCGTACCTGGACCGTGAGGGTGTTTCCGAGCGCGTGAACGGCAAGAAGTTCCTGGCGCCGGGCGTGGCGTCGGTTCCGGCGTAA
- a CDS encoding thiolase family protein: MPRTVRDVVFVDGVRTPFGKAGPKGIYHETRADDLVVKAIRELLRRNPGLDPKKIDEVAIAATTQIGDQGLTLGRTAGILAGLPTSVPGYSIDRMCAGALTAVTSVAGSVAFGAYDIAIAGGVEHMGRHPMGEGVDPNPRFVSEKLVDESALFMGMTAENLHDRYPQITKQRADEYAVRSQEKAAKAYANGKIQADLVPISVRRTNAEAGETGWGLVTADEPMRPGTTLENLSGLKTPFRVHGRVTAGNAAGLNDGATASLIASEDFARENNLPVKMRLVAYSFAGVEPEVMGYGPIPATEKALAQAGLSISDIGLFEINEAFAVQVLAFLEHYGIADDDERVNQYGGAIAFGHPLASSGVRLMTQLARQFEEQPNVRYGLTTMCVGFGMGATVIWENPHFDGGDK; encoded by the coding sequence GTGCCTCGTACCGTCAGGGACGTCGTCTTCGTAGACGGCGTCCGTACCCCGTTCGGCAAGGCGGGCCCGAAGGGCATCTACCACGAGACCCGCGCCGACGACCTCGTCGTGAAGGCGATCCGGGAGCTGCTGCGCCGCAACCCCGGTCTCGACCCCAAGAAGATCGACGAGGTCGCCATCGCCGCGACCACGCAGATCGGCGACCAGGGCCTGACCCTCGGCCGCACCGCCGGCATCCTGGCCGGTCTGCCGACCTCCGTGCCCGGTTACTCCATCGACCGCATGTGCGCGGGCGCCCTGACGGCCGTCACGTCGGTCGCCGGCTCCGTCGCCTTCGGCGCCTACGACATCGCCATCGCCGGTGGTGTCGAGCACATGGGCCGCCACCCGATGGGCGAGGGCGTGGACCCCAACCCGCGGTTCGTCAGCGAGAAGCTGGTCGACGAGTCCGCCCTGTTCATGGGCATGACCGCGGAGAACCTGCACGACCGCTACCCGCAGATCACCAAGCAGCGCGCCGACGAGTACGCCGTGCGCTCGCAGGAGAAGGCCGCCAAGGCGTACGCCAACGGCAAGATCCAGGCCGACCTGGTGCCGATCTCGGTGCGCCGCACCAACGCGGAGGCCGGTGAGACGGGCTGGGGCCTGGTCACCGCCGACGAGCCGATGCGCCCGGGAACGACGCTGGAAAACCTTTCCGGTCTCAAGACCCCGTTCCGTGTCCACGGCCGGGTGACCGCCGGTAACGCGGCCGGTCTGAACGATGGCGCAACCGCTTCCCTGATCGCGTCCGAGGACTTCGCGCGCGAGAACAACCTGCCGGTCAAGATGCGCCTGGTCGCGTACTCCTTCGCGGGTGTCGAGCCGGAGGTCATGGGTTACGGCCCGATCCCGGCCACGGAGAAGGCCCTCGCTCAGGCGGGTCTGTCCATCTCCGACATCGGTCTCTTCGAGATCAACGAGGCCTTCGCCGTCCAGGTCCTGGCCTTCCTCGAGCACTACGGCATCGCGGACGACGACGAGCGCGTCAACCAGTACGGCGGCGCGATCGCTTTCGGTCACCCGCTGGCCTCCTCCGGCGTCCGGCTGATGACGCAGCTGGCCCGCCAGTTCGAGGAGCAGCCGAACGTCCGCTACGGCCTGACCACCATGTGCGTCGGCTTCGGCATGGGCGCGACGGTCATCTGGGAGAACCCGCACTTCGACGGAGGCGACAAGTGA
- a CDS encoding LacI family DNA-binding transcriptional regulator: protein MTASPSPRVTIKDVAARAGVSKGAVSLAFNRKPGLAEATRDRIFAAARELGWEPNLTARSLSSSRVDVVGLAICRPARMLGLEPFYMEFVSGVESVLTEHSCSLLLRLVRNVEEEVGLHESWWRGRQIGGSILVDFRADDPRVAAAERLGIPVVAVGHPSLTGNLTSVWTDDATAVTEAVRYLAALGHRRIARVGGAAALGHTVMRTAAFDAAARSLGLAGAWQVATDYSGEAGARATRSMLTAAPPDRPTAIVYDNDIMAVAGLAVAAEMGLGVPGDVSLLAWDDSQLCRLTHPTLSAMSHDVHGFGAEAARTLFGVITGTGPGSHPVPTPVLTPRGSTAPPRG from the coding sequence ATGACAGCGTCCCCGTCGCCTCGCGTCACCATCAAGGACGTCGCCGCGCGCGCCGGCGTGTCCAAGGGGGCCGTGTCGCTCGCCTTCAACCGCAAGCCGGGGCTGGCGGAGGCGACCCGGGACCGGATCTTCGCGGCGGCGCGGGAGCTGGGCTGGGAACCGAACCTCACGGCCCGGTCGCTGTCGAGCTCGCGCGTGGACGTGGTGGGTCTCGCGATCTGCCGGCCGGCGCGGATGCTGGGTCTGGAACCGTTCTACATGGAGTTCGTCTCCGGCGTGGAGAGTGTGCTGACCGAACACTCCTGCTCGCTGCTGCTGCGGCTGGTGCGCAACGTCGAGGAGGAGGTGGGGCTCCACGAGTCGTGGTGGCGGGGCAGGCAGATCGGCGGGTCGATCCTGGTGGACTTCCGGGCCGACGATCCCCGGGTGGCGGCGGCCGAGCGGCTGGGGATACCGGTGGTCGCGGTGGGGCATCCCTCACTCACCGGGAATCTGACGTCCGTGTGGACCGACGACGCGACGGCGGTGACGGAGGCGGTGCGGTATCTCGCGGCGCTCGGGCACCGGCGGATCGCGCGGGTCGGGGGCGCGGCCGCGCTCGGCCACACCGTGATGCGGACGGCGGCCTTCGACGCGGCGGCGCGGAGTCTGGGGCTGGCCGGGGCCTGGCAGGTCGCCACGGACTACTCCGGGGAGGCGGGGGCGCGGGCGACCCGGTCGATGCTGACCGCCGCTCCGCCGGACCGGCCGACGGCAATCGTTTACGACAACGACATCATGGCCGTGGCCGGGCTGGCGGTGGCGGCCGAGATGGGGCTCGGGGTGCCGGGCGACGTCTCCCTCCTCGCCTGGGACGACTCCCAGCTGTGCCGGCTCACCCACCCGACACTCTCCGCGATGAGCCATGACGTGCACGGATTCGGCGCGGAGGCGGCACGAACGCTGTTCGGGGTGATCACGGGGACGGGTCCGGGATCGCATCCGGTGCCGACTCCGGTGCTGACGCCACGGGGGTCGACGGCGCCGCCGCGAGGCTGA
- a CDS encoding glycoside hydrolase family 2 protein has translation MLEASPLDDGWQLRHEGKALPAVVPGCVHTDLLAAGVIPDPFLGRGESEVAWVGRREWTYERELSAPPSGHEQTDLVFDGLDTVAEITLNGQLLGQVRNMHRSYRFDVTGLGGPLSVRFVSAYAEAEAVRGKVGERPAAYTEPYQYVRKMACSFGWDWGPTLVTAGIWRPVRVERWSTARLARVRPLVTVEQGVGIVELHVDVERTRVEAGLTLQARVGGARARAEVTGTSGVVRVEVPDAELWWPRGYGDQALYDVELTLHHGNAPLDVWRRRVGFRSVELDTSADAHGSGFTLVVNGERLFARGVNWIPDDVFPSRVTRERYRKRLRQAADAGVDLVRVWGGGIYESEDFYDACDELGLLVWQDFPFACAAYPEEQPLRGEVEAEARENVVRLMPHPSLVLWNGNNENLWGFRDWGWEERLGGDSWGEGYYLGVLPRVVGELDPTRPYTAGSPWSGSWEHHPNDPAHGTHHSWEVWNREDYAEYRSEVPRFVAEFGWQAPPAHATLRRALPGEELAADSPGMLHHQKAEDGNGKLERGLARHFAVPEGDFDRWHYLTQVNQARAVATGIEHWRSHWPVCAGTILWQLNDCWPVTSWAAVDGDGREKPLYHELRRLYADRLITLQVRGGGLALAAVNQSAERWTGTLSLRRVSVAGEVVAASSVELVVGARAVGEVRVPVELEPAGAKEFLVADAWGSPRSWGSPRSSEAESGGETESGGEAESGGGLRAVHFPVPDREIPYPPPEFEVGVTPGAVTVTAHTLVRDLLLQADRLGPEARADRGLVTLLPGERVTIGVEGWETPDAAAARAALYCQEPAR, from the coding sequence ATGCTGGAGGCCTCACCGCTCGACGACGGATGGCAACTGCGGCACGAGGGGAAGGCGCTCCCGGCCGTGGTGCCGGGCTGTGTGCACACCGATCTGCTCGCCGCCGGGGTGATCCCGGACCCGTTCCTCGGTAGGGGGGAGAGCGAGGTCGCGTGGGTGGGGCGGCGCGAGTGGACGTACGAGAGGGAGCTGTCGGCACCGCCGTCCGGGCACGAGCAGACCGACCTGGTCTTCGACGGACTCGACACGGTCGCCGAGATCACGCTGAACGGTCAACTCCTGGGCCAGGTACGGAACATGCACCGCTCGTACCGTTTCGACGTGACGGGGCTCGGCGGCCCGCTGAGCGTCCGGTTCGTCTCGGCCTACGCCGAGGCGGAGGCCGTGCGCGGGAAGGTCGGCGAGCGGCCGGCCGCCTACACCGAGCCGTACCAGTACGTGCGCAAGATGGCCTGCTCGTTCGGCTGGGACTGGGGGCCCACCCTGGTGACGGCCGGGATCTGGCGGCCGGTGCGGGTGGAGCGCTGGTCGACGGCCCGGCTGGCCCGGGTACGCCCGCTGGTGACCGTCGAACAGGGCGTCGGCATCGTCGAGTTGCACGTGGACGTGGAGCGGACCCGGGTGGAGGCCGGGCTCACCCTTCAGGCCCGGGTGGGGGGAGCGCGGGCGCGGGCCGAGGTGACGGGGACCAGCGGCGTCGTACGGGTGGAGGTGCCGGACGCGGAGCTCTGGTGGCCGCGCGGATACGGCGACCAGGCGCTGTACGACGTCGAGTTGACGCTGCATCACGGGAACGCTCCGCTCGACGTCTGGCGGCGACGCGTCGGTTTCCGCAGCGTCGAGCTGGACACCTCCGCCGACGCGCACGGGTCCGGCTTCACCCTGGTCGTCAACGGGGAGCGCCTCTTCGCGCGGGGCGTCAACTGGATCCCGGACGACGTGTTTCCCTCCCGGGTGACCCGGGAGCGTTACCGGAAGCGGTTGCGACAGGCGGCCGACGCCGGGGTCGACCTGGTCCGGGTCTGGGGCGGCGGGATCTACGAGAGCGAGGACTTCTACGACGCCTGTGACGAGCTGGGCCTGCTGGTGTGGCAGGACTTTCCGTTCGCGTGCGCGGCCTACCCGGAGGAGCAGCCACTGCGGGGCGAGGTGGAGGCGGAGGCCCGCGAGAACGTCGTACGGCTGATGCCGCATCCGTCGCTGGTGTTGTGGAACGGGAACAACGAGAACCTGTGGGGCTTCAGGGACTGGGGGTGGGAGGAGCGGCTCGGCGGGGACTCCTGGGGGGAGGGGTACTACCTGGGTGTACTCCCCCGTGTCGTGGGCGAGTTGGATCCGACACGGCCGTACACGGCGGGGAGTCCGTGGTCGGGGTCGTGGGAGCACCATCCGAACGACCCCGCGCACGGGACGCACCACTCGTGGGAGGTGTGGAACCGGGAGGACTACGCCGAGTACCGGAGCGAAGTTCCGCGGTTCGTCGCGGAGTTCGGCTGGCAGGCGCCGCCCGCCCATGCGACCCTGCGACGGGCGCTGCCGGGTGAGGAGCTCGCGGCGGACTCCCCCGGCATGCTGCACCACCAGAAGGCGGAGGACGGCAACGGCAAGCTGGAGCGCGGGCTCGCCCGCCACTTCGCCGTGCCGGAGGGGGACTTCGACCGGTGGCACTACCTCACGCAGGTCAACCAGGCGCGGGCGGTCGCGACGGGGATCGAGCACTGGCGGTCGCACTGGCCGGTGTGCGCGGGCACGATTCTCTGGCAGCTCAACGACTGCTGGCCGGTGACGTCCTGGGCGGCGGTCGACGGGGACGGGCGGGAGAAACCGCTGTACCACGAGTTGCGGCGGCTGTACGCGGACCGGCTGATCACGCTTCAAGTGCGCGGTGGGGGGCTGGCGTTGGCCGCTGTCAACCAGTCCGCCGAGCGGTGGACGGGCACGTTGTCGTTGCGGCGGGTGTCGGTGGCTGGGGAGGTGGTCGCGGCGTCGAGCGTGGAACTGGTGGTCGGCGCGCGGGCGGTGGGTGAGGTGCGGGTACCGGTGGAGCTGGAGCCGGCCGGGGCGAAGGAGTTCCTGGTGGCCGACGCATGGGGGTCCCCCCGCTCATGGGGGTCCCCCCGCTCGAGCGAAGCCGAGAGTGGGGGAGAAACCGAGAGTGGGGGAGAAGCCGAGAGTGGGGGAGGACTGCGGGCCGTGCACTTTCCGGTGCCGGACCGTGAAATCCCTTATCCGCCACCCGAGTTCGAGGTGGGCGTGACTCCGGGGGCCGTCACGGTCACGGCCCACACCCTGGTACGGGATCTGCTGCTCCAGGCCGACCGGCTGGGCCCGGAGGCGCGGGCCGACCGGGGGCTTGTGACGTTGCTTCCCGGGGAGCGGGTGACCATCGGGGTCGAGGGCTGGGAGACTCCGGACGCCGCCGCCGCCCGGGCCGCGCTGTACTGCCAGGAGCCCGCTCGATGA
- a CDS encoding ABC transporter substrate-binding protein codes for MNRRTVQVLATVAGAALLLPGCTGTGGSAKGADAKAPDDPSQVSGTITVLTVRTDLVQDGTMKKYAAEFNKTYPKVKVEFQALTNYEAEIKIRMNTDDYGDVLLIPAVIKKDDYPKFFASLGTAAERSKKYRFTDFTTVDGKVYGQSPVGVMPGFVYNKRVWKQAGVTEWPTTAAEFLADLKAIKAKTDAIPYYTNFAAQWPLTSWTYVDGSVHCDPQATTKLAEGDPWAEGSDLRVGDTLLYDIVKQGLAEKDPTTSNWEESKPRTAKGEIATQWLGTWAIIQFQDAAKKAGVNPDDIGFMPFPAQTDGTFCATVGPDYNQAVNVHSPHKEAARAWIDWFTDKSGYDKDNLAISPLKDAAMPEVLKPYEEAGVKLIELDDAAGAKVKLIDDESEVGIYKPEYRQDLVDLARGAKKGSLDDFLGGLGKKWTGTQANVGH; via the coding sequence ATGAACCGCCGTACAGTCCAGGTCCTCGCCACGGTCGCGGGAGCCGCCCTGCTGCTCCCGGGCTGCACCGGTACCGGAGGCAGTGCGAAGGGCGCTGACGCCAAGGCACCCGACGACCCGTCCCAGGTCAGCGGAACCATCACGGTCCTCACCGTACGGACCGACCTCGTGCAGGACGGCACGATGAAGAAGTACGCCGCCGAGTTCAACAAGACCTATCCGAAGGTCAAGGTGGAGTTCCAGGCCCTCACCAACTACGAGGCCGAGATCAAGATCCGGATGAACACGGACGACTACGGCGACGTCCTGCTGATCCCCGCGGTCATCAAGAAGGACGACTACCCGAAGTTCTTCGCCTCCCTCGGCACCGCCGCCGAACGCAGCAAGAAGTACCGTTTCACCGACTTCACCACCGTCGACGGCAAGGTCTACGGCCAGAGCCCGGTCGGCGTGATGCCCGGCTTCGTCTACAACAAGCGGGTCTGGAAGCAGGCCGGGGTCACCGAATGGCCCACCACCGCGGCCGAGTTCCTCGCCGACCTGAAGGCGATCAAGGCGAAGACCGACGCGATCCCCTACTACACCAACTTCGCCGCGCAATGGCCGCTGACCTCGTGGACGTACGTCGACGGCTCGGTCCACTGCGACCCGCAGGCGACCACGAAACTCGCCGAGGGCGACCCCTGGGCCGAGGGTTCCGACCTGCGCGTCGGGGACACGCTGCTGTACGACATCGTGAAGCAGGGCCTCGCCGAGAAGGACCCGACGACCAGCAACTGGGAGGAGTCCAAGCCCCGCACGGCCAAGGGCGAGATCGCCACCCAGTGGCTCGGCACCTGGGCGATCATCCAGTTCCAGGACGCGGCGAAGAAGGCCGGCGTGAACCCCGACGACATCGGTTTCATGCCGTTTCCCGCCCAGACGGACGGCACCTTCTGCGCGACCGTCGGCCCCGACTACAACCAGGCCGTCAACGTCCACTCCCCGCACAAGGAGGCGGCCCGCGCCTGGATCGACTGGTTCACCGACAAGTCCGGCTACGACAAGGACAACCTGGCGATCTCCCCGCTCAAGGACGCGGCCATGCCCGAGGTGCTGAAGCCGTACGAGGAGGCGGGCGTCAAGCTCATCGAGCTGGACGACGCCGCGGGCGCGAAGGTCAAGCTGATCGACGACGAGTCCGAGGTCGGCATCTACAAGCCCGAGTACCGCCAGGACCTGGTCGACCTCGCGCGCGGCGCCAAGAAGGGCAGCCTGGACGACTTCCTCGGGGGCCTCGGCAAGAAGTGGACCGGGACGCAAGCGAACGTGGGCCACTGA